A genome region from Nocardioides cynanchi includes the following:
- a CDS encoding DUF2231 domain-containing protein, producing MTFNGLPLHPLIVHVVVVFAPLAGLGGILYAVKPAWRWWLRWPFVASAVIAAVAGVVAAQSGYSLEHARQLQQLATVRTHQHRGSILRWLMLAFLVPTGLAAAFLGGGSPVVSGWGARTGRTGAVAVAIQVLLVVSAVILLVWVFLTGDSGARSIWG from the coding sequence ATGACGTTCAACGGTCTCCCACTGCACCCGCTCATCGTGCATGTGGTGGTGGTCTTCGCCCCGCTCGCCGGCCTCGGCGGGATCCTCTACGCCGTCAAGCCGGCCTGGCGCTGGTGGCTGCGCTGGCCCTTCGTGGCCTCCGCCGTGATCGCCGCGGTCGCCGGCGTCGTCGCCGCCCAGTCCGGCTACTCCCTCGAGCACGCCCGCCAGCTCCAGCAGCTGGCAACGGTGCGGACCCACCAGCACCGCGGCAGCATCCTGCGCTGGCTGATGCTGGCCTTCCTGGTCCCGACCGGTCTCGCCGCGGCCTTCCTCGGCGGCGGTTCACCGGTCGTCTCCGGCTGGGGGGCGCGCACCGGCCGCACCGGCGCGGTCGCCGTCGCGATCCAGGTGCTGCTCGTCGTCTCCGCGGTGATCCTGCTGGTGTGGGTGTTCCTGACCGGTGACTCGGGCGCCCGCTCGATCTGGGGCTAG